From Aedes albopictus strain Foshan chromosome 1, AalbF5, whole genome shotgun sequence, one genomic window encodes:
- the LOC109398378 gene encoding MICOS complex subunit Mic10, translating into MAQTFAEDQYGKKIDRCLTDTLVKFGGGLALGTVFSLLFFKRRAWPIIMGSGFGVGVAYTNCERSLNSK; encoded by the exons ATGGCCCAAACCTTCGCTGAGGACCAGTACGGCAAGAAGATCGACCGCTGCCTGACCGACACGCTGGTCAAATTCG GTGGTGGCCTTGCCCTGGGTACCGTGTTCTCGCTGTTGTTCTTCAAGAGACGTGCGTGGCCCATTATCATGGGATCGGGTTTCGGCGTCGGAGTGGCCTACACCAACTGCGAACGTTCGCTCAATAGCAAGTAG